The sequence GACACGGGCTGCCTGGACGTGGGAAGCCGGAGATGAAAATTGAAATTGAAAAGGTGTCGCGTGCGGACACCTGATTCACCCAGGGCGCTCAAAAGGTGTCGGATGCAAGGAACAAGGAAAGGCCAAGCCCGACGCGTATTCCGCATACGCGAGGGTTTGGCCTTTCCGCAGTGACGCCGCAGACGGCGCCTTTTCAGCGCCCTGGATGGCTACTCGACGGTGACGCTCTTGGCGAGATTGCGCGGCTGGTCCACGTCCTTGCCCAGGTAGTCCGCGATCTCGTAGGCGAAGAGCTGCACGGCCGGGAGCACGGTGAAGGCGCCGAGCGGCCCCCAGACCTGGGGCAGGTACCACGGGTGGTCCACCTCGAGGCCAGGGCCCGCGTTGGTCAGGGCGATGATCTTGCCGCCGCGCGCCTTGACCTCGATGAGGTTGCTCTTGACCTTGCTGAAGAGGTCGTCCGCGAGGGCGATGGCGAAGGTGGGGAAGCGCGGGTCGATGAGCGCGATGGGACCGTGCTTCATCTCGCCCGCGGCATAGCCTTCCGCGTGGATGTAGCTGATCTCCTTGAGCTTCAGCGCGCCTTCCATGGCCAGCGGGCAGTAGGGGCCGCGGCCGAGGTAGAGGAAGTTGTCCGCGCTCGAGTAGCTCCGGGCCAGATGGCGCGCGGTGTCGCGCATGGCGGGCAGGCTCTGCTCCAGCACCCCGGCGATCTCCTGGATGCCGGACACCGCGGCCGCGCGGTCCTCGTCCGAAAGCAGCCCCTTGCGCTCGGCGTAGGACAGGCCGAGCAGGAAGAGCATGACCATCTGCGAGCACATGGCCTTGGTGGAGGCCACGCTGATCTCCGGTCCGGCCTGGGTGTAGAGCACGTGGTCCGACTCGCGCGCCACGCTCGAGCCGACCACGTTGCACAGCCCGATGACCGGGATGCCGTGCTCGCGCGCCAGGCGCAGCCCCGCCAGGGTGTCCGCGGTCTCGCCGGACTGGGAGATGGCCATGACCTGGTCGCCCTCTGCGAGGATCGGGTCGGCGTAGCGGAACTCCGAGGCGATGGCCACGTCCACGGGCACGCGGGCCATCTTCTCGATGATGTACTTGCCCCACATGCCCGCGTAGGACGACGTGCCGCAGGCCACGATGACCAGGCGCTTCGGCACGGGCAGCCCGTCGATCTCGGGCAGCTTCACGGTCTTCTTCTGCTGGTCGATGCGGCCGGTCAGGCAGTCGCGCACGACCTTCGGCTGCTCCATGATCTCCTTGAGCATGAAGTGCTTGAAGCCGCCCTTCTGCGCGGCCTGCACGTCCCACGTGATGGTCTGGGACTTCTTCTCCTTGGCCTGCAGCGTGGCCGCGTCCATGACCTTCCAGGAGTTGGCGTCGATGACCACCATCTCGCCGTCGTCGAGGAAGACCACCTCGCGCGTGTAGGGCAGGAAGGCGGGCACGTCAGAGGCAAGGAAATTCTCGCCCGTGCCCAGCCCCAGCACCAGCGGGCTCTGCTTGCGCGCGGCCCAGAGCCTGCCCGGGTGGGCGTTGGAGATGAGCACCACGGCGTAGGCGCCCTCGGCGCGCGAAAGCGCCTTGGACAGCGCCTCCTCCACGGAACCGCTCTCCTTCATGCACTCGCCCACGAGCTTCACCAGGACCTCGGAGTCGGTCTCGGAATAGAAGGAGATGCCCTTTTGCAGCATCTCCTGCTTGAGCTCGGTGTAGTTCTCGATGATGCCGTTGTGGACCATGGCCAGCTCGCCGGACTGGTCCAGGTGCGGGTGGGCGTTCGGCCGGTTGGGCACGCCGTGCGTGGCCCAGCGGGTGTGCGCCAGAGCGGCGGTGGCGTTCATGAAGTTGCCCGCCTCCTCCAGCGCCTCTTCCAGGGCCGCTATCTTGCCCTTCTCCTTGATGACCACGAGGCCGCCGTCGAGCTTGAAGGCCACTCCGGCCGAGTCGTAGCCCCGGTATTCGAGCCGCCGCAGCCCCTCGAGGCTGACGGGCACGGCAGGACGATGACCCGCGTAGCCGATGATGCCGCACATATGCATTCCCCCGGTTGTGTGAAGAACGATCAGCAGCCCTCTAACAAGACTCGTGCCAGCCTGTTTCGTCAATTATTCCGGCGTAGTGACAAAAATGAAGTGCAGCAGAAACGCCACAGTGTCTTGAAAAAACGGACGCGCGCGGCGCGAAAGGCGGACAGGGAAGAAAGGCCTGCCGGGCGGGCGGTTCAGGCCCAGGCTGCGAGCAGGGCCTCGTCCGCGCCGAAACGGCCCACGACCTGAAGGCCCAGCGGCAGACCGGACGGCCCTTCGGTCAGCGGCACGGTCAAGGCGGGCAGGCCCGCGTGCGACCACGGGAGATTCATGGCCGGACTGCCCGTGGAGGAGAGGCCCATGTCCGCCTCGCCGAGCGTGGCCGGGCAGACGAAGGCGTCGATTCCATGCTCGTCCATGAGGCCGTGCAGCCGTTCGCGCAACTCGCGGCACGAAGCCCGGGACCGCTCCATCTCCGCCTCGGAGACGCAAAGCCCCCGCTCGATGATCGCCGCGGTGCGAGGCCGGTAGAGGCGCTGGTAGCGGGTGAAGCAGGCCGCCTGCTCGCGCGCGACCTCCCCGGCCATGAGCGTCTCGTGGCGCACGGTGATCTCCGCGATGTCCTCGAGGCACGGCACCTCCACGACCTCGAAGGGCACGGCGGGCAGGCCGCGCCCCCCGGACCGGCCCGAATCGCGCGCGAGCTCCGCGAGCAGCCGCCCGAGACAGGCGACGGCCGCCTGCTCCAGGTAGGGGCCCACGGGCAGTCCCAGGCGCAGCTTCCGCGGGGCGGGGACGGGGCGCCACTCGGGGTCCAGGGCGGCCATGGCCCGGGCGGCCTCGGCCGCCGTGGCGCAGAAGATGCCCACCTGGTCCAGGCTGCGCGCGAAGTAGACCACGCCCTCGGCGGGCAGGCGGCCGAACGAGGGCTTGAAGCCCGCGATGCCGCAGTAGGAGGCCGGGCGGATGACCGAGCCCGCGGTCTGCGTGCCCAGGGCCAGCGGGAAGAAGCCCGCGGCCACCCCGGCTGCCGAGCCGCTGCTCGAGCCGCCGGGCGTGCGCTCGGGGTCGTGCGGGTTGCAGGTGGCGGCGGGCTCGAAATAGGCCAGCTCCGTGGTCGCGGTGCGGCCCATGATGATGGCCCCGGCCTGGCGCAGCCGCGTGACCGCCTCGGCCTCCGGGCCGAAGAAGACGTCGGGCGGCAGGAGCGAGCCGCAGCGGATGGCCTCGCCCTGCTGCCGGAAGATGTCCTTCACGCCCACGGGCACGCCGAAGAGCGGCGGGCGCACGTCCGGGTCCGGGAAGCGGTCGAGGAGCGCGCGCGCCTGGGCCATGACCTTCTCGCGCACCGGGCTGCCGGGCTCGAAGACGTGCAGCACATGGTCCAGCCCGCGGATGCGCTCGAAGAGCTTGTCGAGGAGGGAGAGAAGCTCGGCGCGGTCGGCGCGCACGAAGCGCTCGAGGGCCGGCGGCGCGGCCACGAGGGGTGGACGGACGGGGTTGTCGGTCACGGTCTGGCTCCTGCTCGCGGTTGGCGTGGCAGGGGAACAATGGCCCGCAGCGCGCCCGATGTCCAGAGGGACACGGCTTTATAAAGGGGAGGCTTGCGCCGCGCCCGCGCATAGGGCATCCCCTCCCTGTCGGCGGCCGTCCGGGCCCGCCGCGCCAAGGAGGATTTGATGGCCGGACTCGTGGCCCTGGGCGGCCTGGCCGCCCTGTTCTTCAGCAGCACCTTCGTCCTCAACCGGGTCATGAGCCTGGCCGGGGGGCACTGGTTCTGGTCGGCGGGCCTGCGCTACGCCTTCATGATCCTCCTGCTCTGCGTCCTCTTCCCGGCCACGGGCCAGACCCGGCTGCTGCGCGCGGCCTTCGCCGAGTGGCGCCGCAACCTCGGCTTCTGGAGC is a genomic window of Desulfovibrio sp. X2 containing:
- a CDS encoding amidase, producing the protein MTDNPVRPPLVAAPPALERFVRADRAELLSLLDKLFERIRGLDHVLHVFEPGSPVREKVMAQARALLDRFPDPDVRPPLFGVPVGVKDIFRQQGEAIRCGSLLPPDVFFGPEAEAVTRLRQAGAIIMGRTATTELAYFEPAATCNPHDPERTPGGSSSGSAAGVAAGFFPLALGTQTAGSVIRPASYCGIAGFKPSFGRLPAEGVVYFARSLDQVGIFCATAAEAARAMAALDPEWRPVPAPRKLRLGLPVGPYLEQAAVACLGRLLAELARDSGRSGGRGLPAVPFEVVEVPCLEDIAEITVRHETLMAGEVAREQAACFTRYQRLYRPRTAAIIERGLCVSEAEMERSRASCRELRERLHGLMDEHGIDAFVCPATLGEADMGLSSTGSPAMNLPWSHAGLPALTVPLTEGPSGLPLGLQVVGRFGADEALLAAWA
- the glmS gene encoding glutamine--fructose-6-phosphate transaminase (isomerizing), which encodes MCGIIGYAGHRPAVPVSLEGLRRLEYRGYDSAGVAFKLDGGLVVIKEKGKIAALEEALEEAGNFMNATAALAHTRWATHGVPNRPNAHPHLDQSGELAMVHNGIIENYTELKQEMLQKGISFYSETDSEVLVKLVGECMKESGSVEEALSKALSRAEGAYAVVLISNAHPGRLWAARKQSPLVLGLGTGENFLASDVPAFLPYTREVVFLDDGEMVVIDANSWKVMDAATLQAKEKKSQTITWDVQAAQKGGFKHFMLKEIMEQPKVVRDCLTGRIDQQKKTVKLPEIDGLPVPKRLVIVACGTSSYAGMWGKYIIEKMARVPVDVAIASEFRYADPILAEGDQVMAISQSGETADTLAGLRLAREHGIPVIGLCNVVGSSVARESDHVLYTQAGPEISVASTKAMCSQMVMLFLLGLSYAERKGLLSDEDRAAAVSGIQEIAGVLEQSLPAMRDTARHLARSYSSADNFLYLGRGPYCPLAMEGALKLKEISYIHAEGYAAGEMKHGPIALIDPRFPTFAIALADDLFSKVKSNLIEVKARGGKIIALTNAGPGLEVDHPWYLPQVWGPLGAFTVLPAVQLFAYEIADYLGKDVDQPRNLAKSVTVE